In Coleofasciculus sp. FACHB-T130, the sequence AACGATGCATTGCCTTGGGTTTAGCGCGGGTAGGAAGATGGGATCTGCGTGCTGCTGCCTTTAAAGAAGAGGTCAATACACTATTTGATTCCAAGAAGTTAAAAGACTTAGTCAAAAAACATATTCCAGAGTTAATCGAATTGCTGGCTAAGCCACTATCAGAGGGGCTGATTGAAAGCACAATTCAACCAAGTTTGAAAAACTGGCAAAACAACAAAATACGCACTTTGGCTGATTTGGAAGAGTCTATGAAAAAGCAGGCGGAGCAGTGGATTGAAAGTCCTGGCGCTCGGCAAATCGTCAATACTCAATGCGCCACTTGGTTTAACAGCAAGATCCAACCTGAATTAGCTGAAGAAACCGACCCGATTTGCCAAAAGTTTCAGATACCCAGAAGTAGCTTAAGGTTTGAGGAAAGTATCGACCCTGATGTCGTTAGTCCTGACCTATCGATTGGCGACACTATTCTTGCCGAAACGGTAGGATTTATCGTCAATGTGGTAATTGGTGGAGGGACTGTTGGTAGCATCATCGCTCTAATTTTAACTGGACATTTGACCTGGCCCATCGTGCTAATTTACGGTGCCTCAGTTCTTGCCGCCGGAGTGGAGATCACCCGCAGCAAAACCCAAGAAGCAATTAAGACAAAGGTAGATGTTCCGAGTTGGACTCGTTCTCTTCTTTTGAGCGATAGCAAGATCGACTCTACTTGCGAGCAGATGAAACCTGAGTTAGAGAAGGTTTTCAGACAACAACTAACAGAGAATCAGGAAGCTTTTGACGAACTGATTGGGAAAGTTGGGCAAGAATTGAAAAAAGCGCTAAATACCAAGGCAGAAGAGGCAGTAATTCTCATTCAATAGAGTGACGCGGCAGAAAGCAAAATCATTCATGAAGTTTGTAGTTTGTCCACCCTACCTACTACTTGCATAATGAGGCAAGTACTAAGCCATAATAGTACGCGACGTGAATAGCAGGTAGATGATGACAGATATATCAAATGAACCGTCAGCATACATCGCGTTTCAAGGTGGTGGCGCACTTGGGATGGCACATCTCGGTGCATGGCAGGAGGTATCGCAACAGTTCAACATCATTGGTACAGCCGGAACATCTGCTGGTTCAATTGTTTCTGCGCTCTGTGCTGCTGGATTCAATCCAGCTCATACCATTGATCTCTTTCATCAGCTCAACTGGTCTGAGTATGTGAATTGTCAAAAGTGGTGGAAATTGGTTATTGAGCAAGATGCATACAGCGACGGGAAGCGTTTTCATGGATGGCTGCGAGATCAGCTAGGTAAAAATGTTCCAGGGAAGCCATCTGATATTACCTTTGCTGATTTGTATCAGTTTCGGGAAATCTACTTAGCTATTATTGCTTGTGACCTGAACAACTCAGTAGGAGACCCGGTAGTTTTTGATAAAGATACAGAACCACACACGACTGTTTCATTTGCAGTACGGGCTTCGATTTCGATTCCTGGCCTCTTCAAACCAATACCACGCCTTGACCGGAGACAGGAGCTAGTAGATGGTGG encodes:
- a CDS encoding patatin-like phospholipase family protein: MMTDISNEPSAYIAFQGGGALGMAHLGAWQEVSQQFNIIGTAGTSAGSIVSALCAAGFNPAHTIDLFHQLNWSEYVNCQKWWKLVIEQDAYSDGKRFHGWLRDQLGKNVPGKPSDITFADLYQFREIYLAIIACDLNNSVGDPVVFDKDTEPHTTVSFAVRASISIPGLFKPIPRLDRRQELVDGGVLLNFPVAPLYQRAIEASCVLIGVRFKQPQKYLESPEVRAALKGTFDLMMRRGSLPPANISQAPNYIDIEIDVSA